One genomic window of Luteitalea pratensis includes the following:
- a CDS encoding LodA/GoxA family CTQ-dependent oxidase yields the protein MSYAVFPPIGIARIGNSATDFFVGPERPDSLGVEPLPDGTEREVESTKDAQHRVKRQAARFQVFEVDAAGLERPAVLPDGASVRWTVRLVNKKDAVVRPGSPPSQPTRPVLAAGAEDRVIDSGNVSVDAVGAASLDGTYRSTPVHLGDVRVDASQRLLVLGGTGRAASPTNAPIGGSFYNNPGWFDDLSDGPVSAEVVLEDGTVHAAEPAWVIVAPPDFAPGCGGVVTLYDVLLQVGVDLGQVVVPAPPNFWRDVQPMIHRASTLQWVTNDATWPLVSTDWAALSDPSPSAATLRAENAEFVRSAEALLHQTELRDWQRQCLSAWEAGDFDPTPPGEADSSAQLTRAALDGTVGQGFFPGIEAGIIVTDPQLYLQPFQFRFDHAAVKAGDLTALMALPWQADFLKCNSGWWPAQRPDVAPQAGGARPPWLRPSMNHARLVRDVMRLGVITPVAGSDSQVEVGRDPTL from the coding sequence ATGTCGTACGCCGTCTTCCCACCGATCGGTATCGCGCGCATCGGCAACAGCGCGACTGACTTCTTCGTCGGCCCCGAACGGCCCGATTCCCTCGGCGTCGAGCCGTTGCCCGACGGCACCGAGCGGGAGGTCGAGTCCACCAAGGACGCCCAGCATCGCGTGAAGCGGCAGGCCGCTCGCTTCCAGGTGTTCGAGGTGGACGCCGCCGGCCTGGAGCGGCCTGCGGTGCTGCCAGACGGCGCATCGGTGCGCTGGACGGTCCGCCTCGTGAACAAGAAGGACGCCGTGGTCCGGCCGGGGTCGCCTCCGTCGCAGCCGACACGGCCGGTACTCGCCGCGGGTGCGGAGGATCGGGTGATCGACAGCGGCAACGTCAGCGTCGACGCGGTCGGTGCCGCCTCGCTGGACGGCACCTATCGCAGCACACCCGTGCACCTTGGTGATGTCCGGGTCGATGCGTCGCAGCGGCTGCTCGTCCTTGGCGGCACGGGACGAGCGGCATCGCCCACCAACGCGCCCATCGGCGGCAGCTTCTACAACAACCCCGGCTGGTTCGACGACCTCTCCGACGGGCCGGTCAGCGCCGAGGTCGTGCTGGAGGACGGCACGGTGCACGCCGCCGAGCCCGCATGGGTCATCGTGGCGCCTCCGGATTTCGCGCCGGGATGCGGCGGCGTAGTCACGTTGTACGACGTGCTGCTCCAGGTGGGCGTCGATCTCGGCCAGGTGGTTGTGCCGGCACCCCCCAATTTCTGGCGGGACGTGCAGCCGATGATCCATCGAGCCTCCACACTGCAGTGGGTCACCAACGACGCGACGTGGCCGCTCGTCAGCACCGACTGGGCCGCCCTGTCGGATCCGTCGCCGTCGGCGGCGACGCTGCGTGCCGAGAACGCGGAGTTCGTCCGCAGCGCGGAGGCCCTGCTGCACCAGACCGAGCTGCGCGACTGGCAGCGACAGTGCCTGAGCGCGTGGGAGGCAGGCGACTTCGACCCAACCCCACCGGGAGAGGCAGATTCCTCGGCACAGCTCACGCGTGCCGCACTCGACGGCACGGTCGGCCAGGGGTTCTTCCCCGGCATCGAGGCCGGCATCATCGTCACCGACCCGCAGCTCTATCTGCAGCCGTTCCAGTTCCGCTTCGATCACGCGGCCGTGAAGGCGGGCGACCTCACGGCGCTGATGGCACTGCCCTGGCAGGCCGACTTCCTCAAGTGCAACAGCGGCTGGTGGCCGGCGCAGCGTCCCGATGTCGCGCCACAGGCAGGCGGCGCGCGGCCGCCGTGGTTGCGCCCGTCGATGAACCACGCGCGGCTGGTCCGCGACGTGATGCGTCTCGGCGTGATCACACCCGTGGCCGGCAGCGACTCGCAGGTCGAAGTGGGTCGCGATCCAACGCTCTGA
- a CDS encoding penicillin acylase family protein, with translation MPRLGSVLLFVALLLASSTIGGARQPASPPMMVPGLERPVQVLVDEWGVPHIYAERLYDAFAAQGFIAARDRLWQIDLWRKRGLGEMARDFGPAYVESDRMARAVLLRGSLYREWLAYASDAKRIAEAFVAGVNAYVDLTQRQPELLPEEFRLLAYRPSRWEAADIVRIRHHGLTLNLTNEIDRAEVYCKDGPDAPRVDWLRRALVPEVVPTLSPGLDPCALPFAALRQAYALATARPQFAATATAPGHTTAPGDLLALGTPDDMLAQGSNNWVVAPARSATGRPILASDPHRTHGAPSLRYISHLVAPGLDVIGAGEPFLPGISVGHNEAIAFGLTRFYIDQEDLYVYDTNPDRPGEYMYKGRWEPMATVTERIEVRGESTRTVTIAFTRHGPVLTADAAAHRAFALRAAWLDEGMSPYFGAIEYMRARNWEQFSAAMNRWGAPGENQVYADTSGNIGWIPAGLMVVRPNWDGLTPVPGDGRYEWAGYRDMDELPRAFNPPSGYVVTANENTIPPDHPAATKGVGYEWSDGFRADRLKSLVALPEPHRLEGSRAYQLDTTSLPAQRVVKLLGGMTDPRPQVSRALDLLRLWDANIRADSAAAAVFEVWFARHLRRAVVQAVLPQAAAARVGIGDTTRVLQVLEGHGSWLTRERRDRVLADSLANALAEIEKRLGPDWTRWQWGTLHQAVFEHPLSARVDTGTRRRLDVGAWPLGGSSVTPMATAYRPSDYQLISGASFRMVADVGNWDASVAINTPGQSGDPGSPHYRDLAPLWAAGRYFPLAYSRAAVEKATRTRIELVPGRPGVAAAAVAR, from the coding sequence ATGCCCCGTCTCGGCTCGGTGTTGCTGTTCGTCGCACTCCTGCTTGCCTCATCGACGATTGGCGGCGCCCGTCAACCTGCGTCACCGCCCATGATGGTGCCGGGCCTCGAGCGTCCCGTGCAGGTGTTGGTGGACGAATGGGGCGTGCCGCACATCTACGCCGAACGGCTCTACGATGCCTTCGCCGCACAGGGCTTCATCGCGGCCCGCGACAGGCTGTGGCAGATCGACCTCTGGCGGAAGCGTGGGCTCGGCGAGATGGCCAGGGACTTCGGGCCCGCGTACGTCGAGAGCGACCGGATGGCGCGGGCGGTGCTGTTGCGCGGCAGCCTGTACCGCGAGTGGCTCGCGTATGCCTCGGACGCCAAGCGTATCGCCGAGGCATTCGTCGCCGGCGTCAATGCGTACGTCGATCTTACACAGCGGCAACCGGAGCTGCTTCCGGAGGAATTCCGCCTTCTCGCGTACCGCCCCTCGCGCTGGGAGGCCGCCGACATCGTCCGCATCCGGCACCACGGCCTGACGCTGAACCTCACGAACGAGATCGACCGCGCCGAGGTGTACTGCAAGGATGGCCCCGACGCGCCGCGCGTGGACTGGCTGCGGCGTGCGCTGGTCCCCGAAGTCGTGCCCACGCTGTCACCCGGCCTCGATCCCTGCGCGCTGCCATTCGCGGCGCTTCGCCAGGCGTATGCACTGGCGACCGCGCGCCCGCAATTCGCCGCAACGGCGACAGCGCCGGGTCACACCACCGCGCCAGGCGACCTGCTGGCGCTCGGCACGCCTGACGACATGTTGGCGCAGGGATCGAACAACTGGGTTGTCGCGCCCGCACGGAGCGCCACCGGGCGTCCGATCCTGGCAAGCGACCCGCACCGCACGCACGGGGCACCGAGCCTGCGGTACATCAGCCATCTCGTCGCACCCGGCCTCGACGTGATCGGGGCCGGCGAGCCGTTCCTGCCTGGCATCTCGGTCGGGCACAACGAGGCGATCGCCTTCGGGCTGACCCGCTTCTACATTGATCAGGAAGATCTCTACGTCTACGACACCAACCCCGATCGTCCCGGCGAGTACATGTACAAGGGGCGCTGGGAGCCGATGGCGACCGTCACCGAGCGCATCGAGGTGCGCGGCGAGTCGACACGGACGGTGACGATCGCGTTCACGCGCCATGGTCCGGTCTTGACGGCCGATGCCGCCGCGCACCGGGCGTTCGCGCTCCGCGCGGCGTGGCTCGACGAGGGGATGTCGCCGTATTTCGGCGCGATCGAATACATGCGCGCGCGCAACTGGGAGCAGTTCTCGGCGGCGATGAACCGCTGGGGCGCACCTGGCGAGAACCAGGTATACGCAGACACCAGCGGCAACATCGGATGGATTCCGGCCGGGCTCATGGTGGTGCGACCCAACTGGGACGGGCTCACGCCGGTCCCAGGCGACGGACGCTACGAGTGGGCTGGCTACCGCGACATGGACGAATTGCCTCGTGCCTTCAACCCGCCGTCGGGGTACGTGGTCACCGCCAACGAGAACACCATCCCGCCGGATCATCCGGCCGCGACCAAGGGCGTCGGCTACGAGTGGAGTGACGGCTTCCGCGCAGACCGCCTGAAGAGCCTGGTGGCGCTGCCGGAGCCACACCGTCTCGAGGGCTCGCGCGCCTATCAACTCGACACGACATCGCTGCCGGCACAGCGCGTCGTGAAGCTGCTCGGGGGCATGACGGACCCACGACCACAGGTGAGCCGCGCTCTCGATCTGCTACGCCTGTGGGACGCGAACATCCGCGCCGACAGCGCCGCTGCCGCCGTGTTCGAGGTGTGGTTCGCCCGTCACCTTCGTCGCGCCGTCGTGCAGGCGGTCCTGCCGCAGGCCGCCGCCGCACGCGTCGGCATCGGCGACACGACACGCGTGTTGCAGGTGCTGGAAGGGCACGGCTCGTGGCTGACACGGGAGCGACGTGACCGAGTCCTTGCGGACTCGTTGGCGAACGCGCTCGCCGAGATCGAGAAGCGCCTCGGTCCCGACTGGACACGGTGGCAATGGGGGACGCTGCACCAGGCCGTGTTCGAGCACCCGCTCTCGGCGCGCGTGGACACCGGGACACGCCGGCGTCTCGACGTCGGTGCGTGGCCGTTGGGCGGATCGAGCGTCACGCCAATGGCGACGGCCTACCGACCGTCTGACTACCAGCTCATCTCCGGCGCGTCCTTCCGGATGGTGGCCGACGTCGGCAACTGGGACGCGTCGGTCGCGATCAACACGCCGGGGCAGTCGGGTGACCCGGGTAGTCCGCACTATCGCGACCTCGCGCCGTTGTGGGCCGCAGGACGCTACTTCCCGCTCGCCTATTCGCGGGCCGCGGTGGAGAAGGCCACGCGCACACGCATCGAGCTCGTTCCGGGACGACCAGGTGTGGCCGCGGCGGCGGTGGCGCGGTGA
- a CDS encoding xanthine dehydrogenase small subunit, giving the protein MFEFVLNGQVVRVPGASADMTLLDYLRSRGLTGAKEGCAEGECGACAVVIRCGRPNEAGSEYRAVNSCLMLLPMAAGREIDTVESLADDDRLAPAQQALAAAGGSQCGYCTPGFVMSLMAEYYRPGRVGACDPSALDGNLCRCTGYRPIADAARSLGPATPDRFSARLEHSVPALEQVTVDGFSRPTSVDSCVALLQGNPTAALVAGGTDLVVERNLRQRRWPHLVSVEAIEELHTLDDTAECVRIGAARPLADLLRGWSDAPEAVREWVTLFASPLIRHRATLGGNLATASPIGDGAPLLLALDASIEIASPGHDDADPWAGLGHLRPPGVGAQGEPALPSTRSTSSPAIGQRQAKRRVMPLAEFFTAYRQTRLAPGELIVAIRVPRPLPRRLRFYKVTKRRLDDISTIAAAFAIDAPAGIVGRARVAFGGVAATPLRLPEAEAALEGQPWSLATVARAQDVIQRVLQPLSDHRGSREYRLAMACSLLEKCWWESQS; this is encoded by the coding sequence ATGTTCGAGTTCGTGCTGAACGGACAGGTCGTCCGCGTCCCCGGGGCGTCGGCCGACATGACGCTGCTCGACTACCTGCGATCGCGCGGCCTGACGGGTGCCAAGGAAGGCTGCGCCGAGGGGGAATGCGGCGCCTGTGCCGTGGTGATCCGGTGCGGACGTCCGAACGAGGCAGGCAGCGAGTACCGCGCGGTCAACAGCTGCCTGATGCTGCTGCCGATGGCTGCCGGCCGCGAAATCGACACCGTGGAGTCGCTTGCAGACGACGATCGCCTGGCGCCGGCGCAGCAGGCCCTCGCGGCCGCTGGCGGATCGCAGTGCGGCTATTGCACGCCCGGCTTCGTCATGAGCCTGATGGCGGAGTACTACCGCCCGGGACGGGTCGGCGCCTGCGATCCGAGTGCCCTCGACGGCAACCTCTGCCGCTGCACGGGGTACCGGCCCATCGCCGATGCCGCGCGATCGCTCGGTCCGGCGACGCCCGACAGGTTCAGCGCCCGCCTGGAACATTCCGTGCCGGCCTTGGAGCAGGTGACCGTCGACGGTTTCTCGCGGCCAACGAGCGTGGATTCATGCGTCGCCCTCCTCCAGGGAAACCCAACGGCCGCGCTCGTCGCCGGCGGCACCGACCTCGTCGTCGAGCGCAACCTGCGTCAGCGGCGCTGGCCGCACCTGGTCAGCGTCGAGGCGATCGAGGAACTCCACACGCTCGATGACACCGCGGAGTGCGTGCGCATCGGCGCCGCACGGCCGCTGGCCGACCTCTTGCGCGGCTGGTCCGACGCGCCGGAGGCCGTTCGCGAGTGGGTCACGCTGTTTGCGTCGCCGCTGATCCGTCATCGCGCCACGCTGGGCGGCAATCTCGCGACTGCGTCACCGATCGGCGACGGCGCCCCGCTCCTGCTGGCACTCGACGCCTCGATCGAGATTGCGAGCCCGGGGCACGACGATGCAGACCCATGGGCCGGGCTCGGCCACCTTCGCCCTCCGGGCGTCGGTGCCCAAGGAGAGCCGGCCCTGCCATCGACCCGATCTACCTCTTCGCCCGCGATCGGACAGCGGCAGGCCAAGCGGCGCGTCATGCCGCTGGCCGAATTCTTCACGGCGTACCGGCAGACGAGGCTCGCCCCTGGGGAGTTGATCGTGGCCATCCGTGTCCCCCGGCCACTACCGCGTCGCCTGCGGTTCTACAAGGTCACGAAGCGTCGGCTCGACGACATCAGCACCATTGCGGCGGCATTCGCAATCGATGCGCCGGCGGGCATCGTCGGTCGCGCGCGCGTCGCGTTCGGCGGTGTGGCCGCCACGCCCCTTCGCCTCCCGGAAGCCGAGGCCGCGCTCGAGGGGCAGCCCTGGAGCCTTGCCACGGTCGCACGTGCGCAGGATGTCATCCAGCGCGTGCTGCAGCCCCTCTCTGATCACCGTGGCTCGCGGGAGTATCGACTGGCGATGGCCTGCAGCCTCCTGGAGAAGTGCTGGTGGGAGTCGCAGTCATGA
- a CDS encoding NAD(P)/FAD-dependent oxidoreductase produces the protein MQRSVDACVVGAGVAGAATALRLARGGMRVTLIEAHAPARASGDTAEVLPPAAVHALAALGVDDVWTLGGTCRGVLSRWRGDQAGFTDYELLGCTPARAVTRGTVARCLTKQAMRAGVNVITTGLVSGERARDRWSLIAGQHTERERISCRHVIDATGRSGRPIAALPVRYHHDRAVCLSTRHAGPLLDPTILLVDRSTHGWWYAIGAGEGATDVAFVTDADLLPRARQRATWLADEYREATLITQHLENSPDFGALTSRDARSGHRAAAAGEGWLAVGDAALSWDPLSGHGMRFALEGAERAAEAVLAGHDERTYAGYAQWYDDAVVDYGRARTAMYGAATTSARGSEFWRRRYRHV, from the coding sequence ATGCAGCGCAGCGTGGACGCGTGCGTGGTGGGTGCTGGTGTCGCAGGCGCTGCCACTGCCCTGCGGCTCGCGCGTGGCGGGATGCGCGTCACCCTCATCGAGGCGCATGCGCCGGCGAGGGCATCCGGTGATACCGCGGAAGTGTTGCCACCGGCGGCGGTGCACGCACTGGCGGCATTGGGCGTCGACGACGTGTGGACACTCGGCGGCACCTGCCGCGGTGTCCTCAGCCGCTGGCGAGGCGACCAGGCCGGTTTCACCGACTACGAACTCCTCGGCTGCACGCCCGCACGTGCCGTCACGCGCGGCACCGTCGCCCGATGCCTCACCAAGCAGGCAATGCGCGCGGGCGTGAATGTGATCACGACCGGTCTGGTCAGCGGCGAACGGGCGCGGGATCGCTGGTCGCTCATCGCCGGCCAACACACGGAACGCGAGCGCATTTCCTGCCGTCACGTGATCGACGCGACCGGGCGCTCAGGCCGTCCAATCGCGGCGCTTCCGGTGCGTTACCACCATGACCGCGCGGTCTGCCTCTCCACCAGGCACGCCGGGCCGCTCCTCGATCCCACGATACTTCTGGTGGATCGATCGACGCACGGCTGGTGGTATGCCATCGGCGCAGGTGAAGGCGCGACCGACGTGGCATTCGTGACGGATGCGGATCTGCTGCCACGTGCGCGCCAACGCGCGACCTGGCTTGCCGACGAGTATCGCGAGGCGACGCTCATCACGCAGCACCTCGAGAACAGTCCGGACTTCGGAGCGTTGACGAGTCGTGACGCGCGCAGCGGTCACCGCGCGGCCGCGGCTGGTGAAGGGTGGCTTGCCGTTGGCGACGCCGCCCTGTCGTGGGATCCGCTCTCGGGTCATGGCATGCGGTTCGCCCTTGAAGGCGCGGAGCGGGCAGCCGAGGCGGTCCTGGCTGGCCACGACGAACGAACCTATGCCGGTTACGCGCAGTGGTACGACGATGCCGTGGTGGACTACGGACGTGCCCGAACTGCCATGTACGGCGCGGCGACGACATCCGCGCGCGGTTCCGAATTCTGGCGCCGGCGATACCGACACGTGTAG
- a CDS encoding ferritin-like domain-containing protein, protein MPKRPRLMWRQVEAGIGAARAGAAGAVAPAAPSRPRFAQLPSVADAITPLDDAIGLLQMAAEVEHALLVQYLYANASVVRSTGGMSVSGTIRTIAVEEMGHLIAVQNLLLAIGGPGAHHFGRDVGNPDFVPIPFVLEPLDRASAAKYVVVERPKHIADAAVLARVEALEDDVRAATGLDPNRVGALYAAIYWLLQPSDDPFGPEPFTVEDGFRRGWHVRETDFQRADEITTFATTIDEWRNFPGLIATVATDALTACETVHAIMAQGEGVSASDDSHFEEFLAVLDAIEAGRVTVAPLPCSPFVQGQPRPADPRAVQLTHPYTTAWGELLNLVYTHVVGCIANGLARPFGDQTRAELIDIALTAMRPVLTLLTRQIVKLPIADSPGAPAAGPTFGLLREDWPVDPAAFEVVHRHLLATEDSAIAAIQARPEHAGDAQGRVAVDAVKKLQDRIRLLLH, encoded by the coding sequence GTGCCGAAACGACCTCGGCTCATGTGGCGGCAGGTGGAAGCGGGCATCGGCGCGGCGCGGGCGGGCGCCGCCGGGGCAGTCGCTCCGGCGGCACCGTCCCGGCCCAGGTTCGCGCAACTGCCGTCGGTGGCGGATGCGATTACGCCGCTCGATGACGCCATCGGCCTGCTGCAGATGGCCGCCGAGGTGGAGCACGCACTGCTCGTGCAGTACCTGTACGCAAACGCGTCGGTCGTGCGATCGACAGGCGGGATGTCGGTCAGCGGGACGATCCGCACGATCGCCGTCGAGGAGATGGGCCACCTGATCGCGGTGCAGAACCTGCTGCTCGCGATCGGTGGACCCGGCGCCCATCACTTCGGCCGGGACGTGGGCAATCCCGATTTCGTGCCCATCCCCTTCGTCCTCGAGCCGCTCGATCGCGCCTCGGCGGCGAAATACGTCGTCGTCGAGCGTCCGAAACACATCGCCGATGCCGCTGTCCTCGCGCGCGTGGAGGCGCTGGAGGACGACGTGCGCGCGGCCACGGGCTTGGACCCGAACCGCGTCGGGGCGCTGTATGCCGCCATCTACTGGCTCCTGCAACCGTCGGACGACCCGTTCGGACCGGAGCCGTTCACGGTGGAGGACGGCTTCCGGCGCGGCTGGCACGTGCGCGAGACAGACTTCCAGCGAGCGGACGAGATCACGACGTTCGCGACGACGATCGACGAGTGGCGCAACTTCCCCGGGCTGATCGCCACGGTCGCCACCGACGCGCTCACGGCGTGCGAGACGGTGCACGCGATCATGGCGCAGGGCGAGGGGGTCTCGGCGAGCGATGACTCGCATTTCGAGGAGTTCCTCGCCGTGCTCGACGCGATCGAAGCCGGGCGGGTGACCGTCGCGCCGTTGCCGTGTTCGCCGTTCGTACAAGGGCAACCCCGGCCCGCAGACCCGCGTGCCGTGCAGTTGACCCACCCGTACACCACGGCATGGGGAGAGCTGCTCAACCTCGTGTATACCCACGTGGTGGGTTGCATCGCCAACGGGCTCGCACGTCCGTTCGGCGACCAGACGCGGGCCGAGTTGATCGACATCGCGCTCACCGCGATGCGACCGGTGCTGACCCTGCTCACGCGACAGATCGTGAAGCTGCCGATCGCCGACTCGCCGGGCGCGCCGGCGGCAGGCCCGACGTTCGGGCTGTTGCGCGAGGACTGGCCCGTCGATCCGGCCGCCTTCGAGGTCGTCCACCGGCACCTCCTGGCGACAGAAGACAGCGCCATCGCCGCCATCCAGGCCAGGCCGGAACATGCAGGCGACGCGCAGGGCCGCGTGGCCGTCGACGCCGTCAAGAAACTGCAGGACCGCATCCGGCTGTTGCTGCACTGA
- the xdhB gene encoding xanthine dehydrogenase molybdopterin binding subunit has translation MTARDARGPVPIVGAAVPHESAAGHVTGAALYTDDLLARYPGLLHAWPVLSPHAHARLLSLDTAPALEVPRVVTVLTSADVPGEGDTGPARRDEPLFPDEVMFHHQPVAWVLAETLDDAQRGAARVIAEYEELPAILTIDDAIAHDAYLAGPFRITRGDVGAVETCALQCTGELRIGGQEHFYLETQAALAWLDETDGVALHSSTQHPSETQEVVARVLGVPRHRVTVECLRMGGGFGGKETQASAWAAIAALAAWKTKCPVRVRLTRQLDMALTGKRHPYLARYEAGFAKDGTLQALRLSLWSDGGYSLDLSTAIMWRSMFHCDNAYHLRAVDVVGYVCRTHKTSQTALRGFGGPQGMVVIEEILAQAAARLGLPADTIRERNFYRPGDTSHYGQPVEGAERLATIWTMLKETSDFDRRRAEVTAFNAGSPHLKRGLAITPAKFGISFTATFYNQGSALVLVYRDGSVQVNHGGTEMGQGLFTKVRQIAAGALGVSADRVRLMPTRTDKVPNTSATAASSGTDLNGAAVEDACRQIIARLTTVAAGILECDPSMVRISSGLVSGGGRSVPFADVCEAAYHARVPLFAQGFYRTPGIHFDPATGQGHPFYYFTYGAAVSEVEVDRFTGAHRLRRVDILQDVGDAISPIVDRGQIEGGFIQGAGWLTVEDLLWDGEGRLATGSASTYKLPSWSEVPERFEVAFLPRATQPGVVSGSKAVGEPPLMLAISVREALRDAVAAFGDRNGAARPVVTFDSPATPERVFFAIQAHVR, from the coding sequence ATGACTGCCCGTGATGCACGCGGCCCGGTCCCGATCGTTGGCGCGGCCGTCCCGCACGAAAGCGCGGCGGGCCACGTCACGGGCGCTGCGCTCTACACTGACGACCTGCTGGCGCGTTATCCGGGCCTGCTGCACGCGTGGCCCGTGCTCTCGCCACACGCGCATGCGCGGCTGCTGTCACTCGACACTGCCCCCGCCCTGGAAGTGCCGCGCGTGGTGACGGTGCTGACGAGCGCCGACGTGCCGGGCGAGGGAGACACGGGTCCGGCCAGGCGCGACGAGCCGCTCTTTCCGGACGAGGTCATGTTCCATCACCAGCCCGTCGCGTGGGTACTGGCTGAGACACTCGACGACGCGCAGCGTGGCGCGGCGCGCGTCATCGCCGAGTACGAGGAACTTCCGGCGATTCTCACCATCGACGACGCGATCGCACACGACGCGTACCTCGCCGGGCCGTTCCGCATCACGCGCGGCGACGTGGGGGCGGTGGAGACGTGCGCGCTCCAGTGCACGGGCGAACTCCGCATCGGCGGGCAGGAGCACTTCTACCTCGAGACGCAGGCGGCCCTGGCGTGGCTGGACGAGACCGATGGCGTGGCGCTGCACTCGTCGACGCAGCATCCCTCCGAGACGCAGGAGGTCGTGGCGCGTGTGCTGGGCGTGCCACGGCACCGCGTCACGGTCGAGTGCCTGCGGATGGGAGGCGGATTCGGCGGCAAGGAGACGCAGGCCTCGGCGTGGGCCGCGATCGCGGCGCTCGCTGCGTGGAAGACGAAGTGCCCGGTGCGTGTGCGGCTGACCCGACAGCTGGACATGGCGCTCACGGGAAAGCGTCACCCGTACCTTGCGCGTTACGAAGCCGGCTTCGCGAAGGACGGGACGCTGCAGGCGCTGCGCCTGTCGCTCTGGTCCGACGGCGGTTACAGCCTCGACCTGTCCACCGCGATCATGTGGCGCTCGATGTTCCACTGCGACAACGCCTACCACCTGCGCGCCGTGGACGTCGTCGGCTACGTCTGCCGCACGCACAAGACGTCGCAGACGGCGCTGCGCGGCTTCGGCGGACCGCAGGGCATGGTGGTGATCGAGGAGATTCTGGCGCAGGCCGCGGCCAGGCTTGGCCTGCCTGCCGACACGATTCGCGAACGCAATTTCTATCGTCCCGGCGATACGTCTCACTACGGTCAGCCAGTCGAGGGCGCCGAGCGTCTCGCGACGATCTGGACGATGCTGAAGGAGACGAGTGACTTCGATCGCCGGCGCGCCGAGGTCACGGCCTTCAATGCGGGCAGCCCGCACCTGAAGCGCGGCCTGGCGATCACGCCCGCGAAGTTCGGCATCTCGTTCACGGCCACGTTCTACAACCAGGGCAGCGCGCTCGTCCTGGTCTACCGCGACGGCAGCGTCCAGGTGAACCACGGCGGCACGGAGATGGGCCAGGGCCTGTTCACGAAGGTCCGGCAGATCGCGGCTGGCGCCCTGGGCGTGAGCGCCGATCGTGTTCGCCTGATGCCGACGCGCACCGACAAGGTGCCCAACACGTCGGCCACGGCCGCCTCGTCGGGGACGGACCTGAACGGCGCCGCCGTGGAGGACGCGTGCCGGCAGATCATCGCGCGGCTCACGACGGTCGCTGCAGGGATCCTCGAGTGTGATCCGTCGATGGTGCGCATTTCGTCGGGCCTGGTCAGCGGCGGCGGGCGGTCGGTGCCGTTTGCCGACGTCTGCGAAGCCGCGTACCACGCCCGTGTGCCGCTTTTCGCGCAGGGGTTCTACCGCACGCCTGGCATCCATTTCGATCCGGCGACAGGCCAGGGCCACCCGTTCTACTACTTCACGTACGGCGCCGCCGTGTCCGAAGTGGAAGTCGACCGATTCACCGGGGCCCATCGCCTGCGGCGTGTGGACATCCTGCAGGATGTCGGCGATGCGATCTCGCCGATCGTCGACCGCGGGCAGATCGAGGGCGGCTTCATCCAGGGTGCGGGATGGCTCACGGTCGAGGACCTGTTGTGGGATGGCGAGGGTCGCCTCGCCACGGGCAGCGCCTCCACGTACAAGCTGCCCTCGTGGTCCGAGGTCCCGGAGCGGTTCGAGGTGGCGTTCCTGCCGCGAGCGACGCAACCCGGCGTGGTGTCCGGCAGCAAGGCCGTCGGCGAGCCGCCGCTCATGCTCGCGATCTCGGTGCGTGAGGCGTTGCGTGACGCCGTCGCCGCGTTCGGCGATCGCAACGGCGCGGCCCGGCCGGTCGTCACGTTCGACAGCCCCGCCACTCCGGAACGCGTGTTCTTCGCCATTCAGGCTCACGTACGCTGA